A stretch of Arctopsyche grandis isolate Sample6627 chromosome 9, ASM5162203v2, whole genome shotgun sequence DNA encodes these proteins:
- the Oct-TyrR gene encoding octopamine-Tyramine receptor, giving the protein MCNNRCPLLDSYPRNAPSAIPNEPPGGKKGIVVRVISENELHNSPSRILVRGLVHFSQPYNRTSITREIAAGCPKIETPTYRSSLGVLLAVPEWEAALTAIILSFIIMVTVVGNILVILSVFTYKPLRIVQNFFIVSLAVADLTVALLVMPFNVAYSILGRWEFGILFCKMWVTSDVMCCTSSILNLCAIALDRYWAITDPINYAQKRTLERVLALIGGVWILSLVISSPPLLGWNDWPEEFLPETPCILTSQQGYVIYSSLGSFFIPLLIMTIVYIEIYIATRRRLRERAKASKINAFAGKNNKRDVKDPPPPPDQESVSSETNHNEHPNVSDSVSNAKMKEKKMKRKKKKKDEDNNKGKLLAPPTAQEDSVTDNPEHSSGGSHKPVDDQVALHPVTAPVVKKPGQVYQFIEEKQRISLSKERRAARTLGIIMGVFVVCWLPFFLMYVILPFCPSCCPTDKLINFITWLGYINSALNPLIYTIFNLDYRRAFKKLLGIKF; this is encoded by the exons ATGTGCAATAACCGTTGTCCTCTTTTAGATTCATACCCCAGAAATGCGCCTTCTGCTATACCGAACGAGCCACCGGGGGGAAAAAAAGGTATAGTCGTTCGTGTCATCTCAGAAAACGAATTGCACAATTCTCCGAGTCGAAT TTTAGTCCGGGGTTTGGTTCACTTTTCCCAGCCGTATAATCGAACAAGCATAACGCGCGAAATTGCCGC TGGTTGTCCCAAAATAGAAACGCCTACATATCGCAGTAGCTTAGGGGTTCTTTTAGCAGTTCCAGAATGGGAGGCTGCTCTGACGGCCATAATCCTTTCGTTCATCATCATGGTGACTGTCGTTGGAAACATCCTGGTGATATTGAGCGTCTTCACATACAAACCACTGAGGATAGTACAGAACTTCTTCATAGTCTCGTTAGCAGTTGCCGATCTGACAGTGGCTCTACTGGTGATGCCTTTTAATGTCGCTTACTCAATTTTGGGTCGATGGGAGTTTGGAATTCTATTCTGCAAGATGTGGGTGACTTCGGATGTCATGTGTTGCACTTCTTCCATATTGAACTTGTGCGCCATAGCCCTGGACAGGTACTGGGCTATAACGGATCCGATCAACTACGCTCAAAAGAGGACTTTAGAAAGGGTTTTGGCCTTGATTGGAGGTGTTTGGATTTTGTCTCTGGTAATCAGCTCGCCTCCTTTGCTCGGCTGGAACGATTGGCCAGAGGAATTCTTACCTGAAACACCTTGCATACTGACGTCACAGCAAGGCTACGTCATATATTCATCGCTCGGCTCATTTTTTATACCTTTGCTCATCATGACCATCGTCTATATAGAAATTTACATAGCAACCAGAAGAAGATTAAGGGAGAGAGCCAAAGCTTCGAAGATAAACGCGTTCGCTGGCAAGAATAATAAAAGAGACGTCAAAGATCCACCTCCACCGCCTGATCAAGAATCGGTTAGTTCAGAGACTAATCATAACGAACATCCGAACGTTTCTGATTCGGTGTCCAACGCCAAAATGAAGGAGAAGAAGATGAAAaggaaaaagaagaaaaaagatGAAGATAACAACAAGGGTAAACTGTTGGCTCCACCGACAGCTCAAGAAGACTCCGTCACTGATAATCCTGAGCATTCTTCCGGTGGTTCCCACAAACCGGTCGATGATCAGGTTGCTTTGCATCCAGTGACCGCTCCAGTAGTCAAAAAACCTGGACAAGTCTACCAGTTCATAGAAGAAAAGCAAAGGATATCGCTTTCGAAGGAACGTCGAGCGGCAAGGACTCTAGGAATAATCATGGGAGTTTTTGTCGTTTGTTGGTTGCCATTTTTCTTAATGTATGTTATACTTCCATTTTGTCCTTCATGTTGTCCTACAGACAAGCTCATTAACTTCATAACATGGCTGGGTTATATTAACTCCGCTCTTAACCCACTCATCTACACTATATTCAACTTAGATTATAGGCGAGCATTCAAAAAACTTCTaggtattaaattttga